The Parasteatoda tepidariorum isolate YZ-2023 unplaced genomic scaffold, CAS_Ptep_4.0 HiC_scaffold_1693, whole genome shotgun sequence nucleotide sequence CTTCAACAGCCCTCCTCATACTCTCATCCACTGTCAGGCCATTCAGCTCGTGAGAGATTTCATGTGCACTGCTTGCTAAAGCAGAACTAGTAGAGCTCAGAGCAGACACTGCACACTGAACTAAATTTGTCCTAAAAggttaatgaaatttcttaaactatgtaatattttttctttgtgtaaaTAATCAAAGCTTATgaactaataatataatatttataatttaaagagtatatttttttaaaatcataaataataaaaaaaaaatgatgtagaGGGAGAAACTACATAAATGATAAGACcagtagccagatttttcaacaaaaaataaggacctttcaagcactcaaaaaaattttttaatcactttccaaaaaaagaaaaaaaaatcataattaggatctgcgcagtactaaaaatttttttttctattgtttaaagttcttaatttataaactagaaaaaaattcaaaatcaataaaattcaaaaaaattttcaaaaactttacatatgattaggactgggctataaatcgatatatcgcgacatatcgatttaacgcctgtATCGGCAGGCCGATACAGCGATGTTAAAGAGTACAATATGATCATTTATgggtaagttatttttagtcgTTTATTAGTTACGTAAATATTGAAAGCACTAgcatatttctcaaaaaaattttattaaaaagtaaagcattattttaacatgaatCTTACTATACAAAAAGAATTCATCAggatatacatattaaaaaaatataataatatgtatatcTTCAAGATACTTCCAGTAAGATATATTTTGTAtagcaatttaattataataatattaaaatcaaaattgaatttcaatgaattttcactaatattcaattataaagtGAAGTTTAGAGACTAATACAATATCAAAGACTTTTTATGACTGACActaaattgtatataataataaaaaaagacaaatgtaGTATTATACGTTCAAACAAATATGTAGTTACTTGGCAActgtttgacttttttttcctttcaaatgtGTAAGG carries:
- the LOC122272951 gene encoding phosphatidylinositol-binding clathrin assembly protein LAP-like, which translates into the protein MFILQSVGIDKGSIPDLTKAPCTLLEEMENHLTHLKGKKSQTVAKTNLVQCAVSALSSTSSALASSAHEISHELNGLTVDESMRRAVEEEAAIMNQLKVV